tagacatggttgtttttattgaaggggaaaaatgattaccaactgggatttgaaccctttacccaaggtaaaactagttccaAAAAAGGAACCACCTATGCCTATCTATTGCATGGCCAGTCTCTATACAATATACATGATAACTTACGCTTTTTTCTTTGCACGCATCAGGCGATCTTCCTCGCAGATGATGCTTCCCTAAACTCTGCCCTTTGGAGAAGGCAGACAGGCTTCTGGATTCATCCAAATAAAATTCAAGCTTAAAACATCATCTTGTGTAACTCAATGATGTGAAATCGGAACTATTTTATTACCATGGTGAGGTTCCATTGAACAGAAGTTGCAATATATTTTTCGCCCTCATATAGGTAAAGCTCATAACTTgtgatggttaaaaaaaaaaaacaacaacaatagtttgccgccttttttttttggaacgtTTACTCTATTGACGCACAAGTTAACCAGCGAGTCTCATCCCGGAAATTCCACCACGTGGCCCGTCTTCATTTATCGAGCCGATGACAGACGTTCGATCGTCTTTGGCCCAAACGAGTTGATCGCGGGACGTCCAAGGTGGACGGCGAATGACTTCATTcgtagaaaaaaatgactaaacaaagaaaaaacaaaccaaaaaaaaacaaagaaatatttcTTCCCATCTTGATCACTTTTTCAGGCCTgccaaactggaaaaaaagaccaattGGGGACAAACGTTTAGAAAAATAAACCAGAAAAACCAGTAAATCAGCCTACACAAGCATGTTATTTGGACTTCAATATCCAAATGAAAAGCTAATCCACTTGGCTAAATGTTCCCATCACTGTTTAGGGTGAATATCTTTGGCACCACCTAGTGGCCAAAAGTTGGATGCGCATCCTGTGAGCTCCTTTCTTCTTGTCTTTAACCCTTTAGCGAGGGGGAAACTGTGGCTcacgagccatatgtggctatttcgatgggtgcatatggctctgcgCTAACCCCCGAGCTAAAAATATGGAAAGCGTCAACGAGAGTTGATTCcagaacgcaccaataggagactttttctactttcaaagtggtgaaatgaatcaaatgtatgtttactttgaaattctgagtatggctttaAAGGAATAAccttttaaagcaggggtcgggaacctttttgaccaagagagccacaaacaattcatattttccaatgttattccttgtgagccatactaccaattGACAAGTCAAAATTCATACAGGTAGatgagtgccttttcattttttttctagtaatttcaccacttttaaagtggaaaaaaatgcgtattttttaaaagattcttatgctgttgctaatcaatgagaggagatgtcatagtatctcagttctgtcaccagccatttccatattttagctcacaggttagcaaagagccagatgcacccatcaaaagagccacatgtggctcccgagccataggttccccctACCCCTGTTTTAAAGTATGACTTGTTCAtagctctctctgtcaaaaaagtTCCCGACCTTTAGCAGATGAATTATGAGCTATATCgatattttttaaaccattcaTAGGGCACCCCAATGGCTACCATCgatggtgctagacgtccaatccgaagGTATTGGATTCAACGGCAGCTAATTCATCGCAAAAGCGGCAACGTCTAGTCTCGGCCCGAGAAACAAAACGGCGTGGAGCTTACTTGTCGAACAAGGGCTGGTTCTGCAGGTTGAGGACCAAATTGTCGGCGTTCAGGTAGACTTTGTTCTGTGACGTGGACACCTGGTGGATGGAGGGCGTATTGTCACGATCGGGGCCAACcacgacagcaaaaaaaaaaatggcgacaGGCGAGCAAAGACTGACTGACCGTCTTGGCGATGGTCTGGGCGGCTCGGATGCGGCGGAGCTTCAGGTAACCCGGGTTCTTGGTCACGGCTTGTCCCAGCTCAAACACAAGGCGGGATCCACATTGTTTCAAAAAAGGGGGTGGGGCTTCCGACCAATAGGAGAAATAAGACGCCAAGGCGTTTGTTTACCAACTTGGCGGCCTCGGCTTCTCCTTCGGCCTGGATGATCTTCTGCCTCTGGTCTTGCTTGGCTTTCTCCACGTAGAACTGGGCCCTCTGGGCTTCTTGTTGAgctaaaagcaaacaaaaatagGCCTAACGTTAGGGATTTGTTTTGGTAACGGCAGCCGTAAATAACTGGATGATCAAGAAAGATGAAGCCGTTCCCCGTGtaacgtgaccggatgattcgcctaaagacgtttcgccgacggccgaacggaggtttcgccgaaacgggattcgcgcgctcgcccagcccccggatcgtgtgtgcgcacaagtttttcaacctcggcccgcgggccatatacggcccgttaggatttttaatccggcccgccgccggcgttgtccaaatgatagtaaaaatcaatgattcatttccctttgccgctcatcactctcaatttaggagtctaccgtcaatgtcaggccgggaataagcactcttgggcgggcagatgtagcagaaccgagccgtaaaatgacagcaaacagaaacagaaaacagcatttaacgattcaatacaaatactggagctctttggactttagaaccgagcccagggaagtgaattcctcggtaaaatgtcacaatggaggcaaaaaaacgtctatatacgtccattcgccaaacggctcaaaatgctctcaaattcggtcaaatccagccgaaaacagcgtttaatgattaaatacaaatactaatatttgtatttaatcattaaaatatcatgttcggcggaacgtccattcggcgacccgtccgtctgtcaaacgaccgtcggcgaaacgtctttaggcgaatcatccgagtacccccgTGTAAGAAATGCAAAGCGGCGTACCGACTTGCTTGGCCTCCACGGCGGCCGTGTACTGGCTACTGAAGCTCAGCTCCGTGATGGACACGTCGTCCAGGATGATGTTGAAGTCTTTGGCGCGGTCGTAGAGCTCCCGGCGGACCAACAGCGACACCTGGTGGAGGGAGGCCACGGTCGCAGGAGGGCCGGGTGGCGGAGACGGATGGCGGCCACGGGCCCTTCCCGAACCTGCGCTCTCTGCGTGATGAGCTGCGAGGCGTTAAACTTGGCCACCACCGACTTGAGGACCTCGTTGACGATGGACGGCAGCACCCGCTCGTCGTAGTCCTTGCCCAGCCGCTGGTACATGAGGGGCAGGTTGGACGCCATGGGTCGCGACAGGACCCGCACCGCGATGTTCACCATCTGCAGGTCTGACGGGGAGCGCCCGTGGTCAGTGGCGCCGCTTTCACACGCGATCCGCGTTCAGCCTcccgcgcccgcccgcccgcccgcctacCTTTGCTACCCGTCAGCGAGGAGATTTTGCGCGGCTTGGCTCGGATGTCGTAGATGATGGGGTACTGGAACCAGGGGATCCTGAGGACGGACGGGAGATCAGTGGCGGtggagacggcggcggcggcgctcaaAGGACGACGCCCACCTGAAATGGAGGCCCTCGGCCAGCACCGTGTCCATCTGCATGCCGCCGACCCGGTTGAACACCACCGCTCGGTGTCCGCCCTCCACTGCGCAAAAGGTTAATATGAGATGGAGCTTTGAAACCAAAAATCTAGCGGATGACACGGGTGAGTTACGTACCGGTGTAGGTGGCTTCTTTGACGCCGTAGGCCAAGGCGCCCGCCCCGAGCAGCAGTTTGACCCCGAGTCCGGCGCCCCGGCCGCCCGACGAGCCCGCCATGCGACCCATCATGTCCCGGAGGCTCTGGACCAATCGCTGGTGGGGAAAAACTCGGCCGTCAGCTCGCGTTCAAATAGCGCCATTTTCATTATTAGCGCATAAAAAGcactaaattgtttttttctaccaaaattatatatatatatatatataaatataaattaatggGAGCGAccccgtgaggataagcaatgcagatattataattaaaagaaatactCAATTATGACATTCAGTGTTTATTTGGGATGAGAATATAAATGGAGGCTATAAACATTATACATGATTGGAGAGGTGTCGAAAATGAGCTTCGATTGGTTGTTCCTACAAAATCCAAAATGGACGTtgttaattggctgccattgacagtgtcaTACACAGCACATTGGTTCAAACTgagttgtttttcatttgagtACGGTGTAAAAATGTCCAACGAATGTAATGAAGTTTTAAAAGCGGGAGACGTGAGGACACAAGAGCAATAAAAAGACGACTCGGTTAAATACTGTTAAATGTGTAGGCTGAAATGACGTATTAAGGCTATAAGAAAattgatgaatgaataacaacGACGTGACCTTGATTAGAAGCCCTGACAAAGTTCTGCATCGCGGAGCTTAGCATAGCCACATGCTAACTAGCATGCGTAGTATAGCCGCATTCAAGCGCTAGCTAGCTTGGATGCGCCTATACATACTAAGCCGAGccggctagctagctagcttgcgTGTTATAAGAGGAGCTTTTCAACGAACGCCACGTTTGTGACATTAGCGCCGAGATGGCGCCTTTGACGCCAACGTAAAGGACGGAGCAAAGCGACGCAACATTTCTCCACAGACGCCAAAAAAAGGTTCAAAGACTCTGACTTACACTGGGCTCCTTGTTAGCCATGCTGCCTCACGTCACGCCGTTACACCGAGAAAAAGAGACACAAGGTCGACACTTGGCCCTGGCTCGCAAAGGCTGCTGGGAAATGGAGTTCGATAGCGTTCAGCGCCATTTTCTCAACAGCCAAATATACATTAGCGTTACGTTGAGGGCTACATTTGTGGATGAATTACGCAAAACATTATATTTTAACGCTATAGTAATTAGTCAGGCGTATTCATTTCTGCTACGTGGTTTCGACGACGCTCACTTAACTAATAaagatgccattgacggtgctggaCATGAAGTACATAAACACTATTGTTGAAACTAACACTAACGTTGAAAACTACAAAtgctaaaaatgagaaaattctaatgtaaaaaatataaaaacattcaaagataaaataccaaaaatgtacatttaaacattttcattcattcataaagGACAGGAATATATTACATTGAATATCCTCAccaaataatatatttatatttaattgatATTTTTGTTGTGTTATTTCTTAGTAGAACAGTTTTTCAAGGATGTTCGTTTA
Above is a genomic segment from Stigmatopora argus isolate UIUO_Sarg chromosome 8, RoL_Sarg_1.0, whole genome shotgun sequence containing:
- the LOC144079274 gene encoding prohibitin-2-like, encoding MANKEPSRLVQSLRDMMGRMAGSSGGRGAGLGVKLLLGAGALAYGVKEATYTVEGGHRAVVFNRVGGMQMDTVLAEGLHFRIPWFQYPIIYDIRAKPRKISSLTGSKDLQMVNIAVRVLSRPMASNLPLMYQRLGKDYDERVLPSIVNEVLKSVVAKFNASQLITQRAQVSLLVRRELYDRAKDFNIILDDVSITELSFSSQYTAAVEAKQVAQQEAQRAQFYVEKAKQDQRQKIIQAEGEAEAAKLLGQAVTKNPGYLKLRRIRAAQTIAKTVSTSQNKVYLNADNLVLNLQNQPLFDNLAGLKK